Proteins encoded together in one Telopea speciosissima isolate NSW1024214 ecotype Mountain lineage chromosome 4, Tspe_v1, whole genome shotgun sequence window:
- the LOC122659022 gene encoding methylesterase 3-like: protein MVHFVLVHGLCHGAWCWYKVKPVLESAGHRVTVIDLAASGINMTKPDEVRTMSDYTQPLIELMESLPPGEKVTLVGHSLGGINLAVAMDKFPHKISVAVFLTAFMPDFTHSPSNIIDEMMKGGPADFWLDSYHSSDPDPVKPKTTILFGSKCLASKFYQLCSPQDLALAKMLIRPGSLFEQDLSKGKAFSEEGYGSINRVFIVCNKDLTITEDLQRWMIENNPVKEVMEIEDSDHMPMFSKPNELCSCLLDIANKYS, encoded by the exons atggTGCATTTTGTTTTAGTACATGGCTTATGCCATGGGGCTTGGTGTTGGTACAAGGTTAAGCCGGTGCTAGAGAGTGCCGGCCATCGAGTGACGGTGATCGACCTTGCCGCTTCGGGGATCAACATGACTAAACCAGACGAGGTCCGTACCATGTCCGACTACACACAGCCATTGATAGAGTTGATGGAGTCACTTCCTCCAGGAGAGAAGGTAACCCTAGTAGGACACAGCTTGGGTGGCATCAACTTGGCTGTTGCCATGGACAAGTTTCCTCACAAGATATCTGTAGCTGTCTTTCTCACAGCTTTCATGCCGGATTTTACACATTCTCCTTCCAATATCATAGATGAg ATGATGAAGGGGGGTCCAGCAGACTTTTGGTTAGATAGTTACCATTCTTCTGATCCGGACCCTGTGAAGCCAAAAACTACGATCCTATTTGGCTCCAAATGCTTGGCCTCTAAGTTCTATCAACTCTGCTCTCCACAG GACTTGGCACTTGCAAAGATGCTGATAAGGCCTGGATCCTTGTTCGAACAAGATCTATCAAAGGGGAAGGCATTCTCTGAAGAGGGATATGGGTCAATTAATCGAGTTTTCATTGTATGCAACAAGGATTTAACAATTACAGAGGATTTACAGCGTTGGATGATTGAGAATAATCCAGTTAAAGAAGTGATGGAGATAGAGGATTCTGATCATATGCCTATGTTCTCAAAGCCCAATGAACTCTGTTCTTGTCTCTTGGACATTGCCAACAAATACAGTTAG